In the Thermodesulfovibrio yellowstonii DSM 11347 genome, one interval contains:
- a CDS encoding TetR/AcrR family transcriptional regulator — protein MEVVNISRRSGYQSKKRIIDAAIKVFSQYGYSGATMRMIAKEAEISVGGVYLYFRNKEELFLFLMREKIKDLELKLSSILNRVRSSKEALKEYVKSVIAHATENRELILIHTRELGFTFGMEIKKEFFEKQKKLLKGVIEKGVQLDEFKEYNSEEAAKLIMHIIRGYVLSVVEDPENLIDPDECVKIIFNGLLKVKGDSSPSLCSRSE, from the coding sequence TTGGAGGTAGTTAACATAAGCAGGCGTTCAGGATATCAATCAAAGAAAAGAATAATTGATGCAGCCATAAAAGTATTCTCCCAGTATGGCTACAGTGGTGCTACTATGAGAATGATTGCAAAGGAAGCAGAAATAAGTGTTGGAGGAGTTTACCTTTATTTTAGGAATAAGGAAGAACTTTTCCTGTTTTTAATGAGAGAAAAAATAAAAGATTTAGAATTAAAGCTCTCTTCTATTTTGAACAGAGTAAGAAGTTCTAAAGAAGCACTTAAAGAGTATGTCAAAAGTGTTATTGCGCATGCAACAGAAAATAGAGAATTAATACTTATACATACCAGAGAACTGGGTTTTACCTTCGGAATGGAAATTAAAAAGGAGTTTTTTGAGAAACAAAAAAAATTACTAAAAGGTGTAATTGAGAAAGGTGTTCAGTTAGATGAGTTTAAAGAATATAACTCAGAGGAGGCTGCAAAGCTGATAATGCATATCATAAGAGGATATGTATTGTCAGTGGTTGAAGATCCTGAAAATCTCATTGACCCCGATGAATGCGTAAAGATTATTTTCAATGGGTTGCTGAAAGTAAAAGGGGATTCTTCGCCCTCGCTTTGCTCGCGCTCAGAATGA
- a CDS encoding chemotaxis protein CheW: protein MDTALVVSEKKTGGDTKILQLVTFTLGGEEYAVDILKVQEINRMKEITRVPNAPYYVEGVINLRGKVIPVISLRKKFGLPEEEETSKQRIMIMDIQGITIGLIVDSVSEVLRISTDIVEPPPPMTYSVSSEFIWGIAKLEDRLIILLDMDKLIGKEETEGMVEATEKAAIEG, encoded by the coding sequence ATGGATACAGCATTAGTAGTAAGCGAGAAAAAAACAGGCGGAGATACAAAAATTCTTCAACTTGTCACTTTTACTCTTGGTGGTGAAGAATATGCTGTTGATATCCTTAAAGTTCAGGAAATAAACAGAATGAAAGAAATAACAAGAGTTCCAAATGCTCCATACTATGTTGAAGGAGTGATTAATCTTAGAGGTAAAGTTATTCCTGTTATTAGCTTAAGAAAAAAATTTGGATTGCCTGAAGAAGAAGAAACTTCAAAACAGAGAATTATGATAATGGATATTCAGGGTATAACTATCGGACTTATTGTTGACTCAGTTTCTGAAGTTTTAAGAATATCAACTGATATAGTTGAGCCACCACCTCCGATGACTTATTCTGTAAGTTCAGAATTTATATGGGGTATTGCAAAACTTGAAGACAGGCTTATCATATTGCTTGATATGGATAAACTTATTGGCAAAGAAGAAACTGAAGGAATGGTTGAGGCTACAGAAAAAGCGGCTATTGAGGGATAA
- a CDS encoding nucleic acid-binding protein: MFFLITIGKFAMAQQFEESYDLNTEITIKGKIAEVIQRQHGPIVIGILKQDKIYHVLTAPGWYIAQEKIELKLGDEVVVHGAKFFSKNGELFLIARSIHNISNGKIYSFRDEFMKPCWRGKGNRKFIPQ; the protein is encoded by the coding sequence ATGTTTTTCTTAATAACCATAGGAAAATTTGCAATGGCTCAGCAATTTGAGGAAAGTTATGATCTAAATACAGAAATAACTATTAAAGGTAAAATTGCTGAAGTTATTCAAAGACAGCATGGACCTATAGTGATAGGTATTTTAAAGCAAGATAAAATATATCATGTTTTGACAGCTCCAGGCTGGTATATTGCGCAGGAAAAAATAGAACTTAAACTTGGTGATGAAGTAGTAGTGCATGGTGCAAAGTTTTTTTCAAAAAATGGAGAACTTTTTCTCATCGCAAGGTCAATTCATAACATATCAAACGGGAAAATATATTCTTTCCGTGACGAATTTATGAAACCATGCTGGCGAGGCAAAGGAAATAGAAAATTTATCCCTCAATAG
- a CDS encoding Spy/CpxP family protein refolding chaperone: MMKKTLTMIMVVAFIVALIGGAAYAWKGAGYSGYGCPAYTSVDPQKAQNFYNDTLPLRQKQLQLRGELMQLYAQPNPDWNAISQKKQEMAKVMTEFQKKAQEYGIGYGPGFGRMHGFGNCGKCW, encoded by the coding sequence ATGATGAAAAAAACACTTACAATGATAATGGTGGTCGCATTTATAGTTGCACTGATAGGTGGAGCAGCTTACGCATGGAAAGGTGCTGGGTATAGTGGATATGGTTGTCCTGCTTATACGTCAGTTGATCCTCAAAAAGCTCAAAATTTTTATAATGATACGCTCCCTCTCAGACAGAAGCAGCTCCAATTAAGAGGAGAGTTGATGCAGCTTTATGCACAGCCAAATCCTGACTGGAATGCTATATCTCAGAAAAAACAGGAAATGGCAAAAGTTATGACAGAGTTTCAGAAGAAAGCACAGGAATACGGAATTGGATATGGACCAGGATTTGGTAGAATGCACGGATTTGGAAATTGTGGTAAATGTTGGTAA
- a CDS encoding DUF169 domain-containing protein, with translation MESKIAKALKMELNPVAIIWSDKRPENALQFKEGKWGCVMWLFANAVKGKIVVFDRNTYGCWGGGVGLGFGNTYLDMVGGIECFYYFLSSGNKEWEIGKNVAEQIKPHVTKEFYEEFLEGERYLKTPEHVKKFVEQLPIIEIPTKYVIFKPLKEVNLDEEEPIVIVFPVNPPQLSALVVLASYGRESFENVIVPWGAGCQTMGIYAYREAKSDFQRAVIGLTDLSARTHVKKQLGDNLLTFTVPFKMFLEMEENVEGSFFERNVWQYLIKEI, from the coding sequence ATGGAAAGCAAAATAGCAAAGGCTTTAAAAATGGAATTAAATCCTGTGGCAATCATATGGTCAGATAAAAGACCAGAAAATGCCTTGCAATTTAAAGAAGGTAAATGGGGATGCGTTATGTGGTTGTTTGCAAATGCTGTAAAAGGTAAAATAGTTGTTTTTGATAGAAACACGTACGGTTGCTGGGGTGGAGGCGTTGGTCTTGGTTTTGGTAATACATATTTAGATATGGTTGGAGGAATAGAATGTTTTTATTATTTCCTTTCATCAGGTAACAAAGAATGGGAGATTGGGAAAAATGTAGCTGAACAAATTAAACCCCATGTAACTAAAGAATTCTATGAGGAGTTTCTTGAAGGAGAGAGATATTTAAAAACTCCTGAACATGTTAAAAAATTTGTTGAACAGTTACCTATCATTGAGATTCCTACAAAATATGTTATTTTTAAACCTTTAAAGGAAGTAAATTTAGACGAAGAGGAGCCAATAGTTATAGTATTTCCTGTAAATCCTCCTCAGCTTTCTGCCCTCGTTGTTCTTGCAAGTTATGGAAGAGAAAGTTTTGAGAATGTAATAGTTCCATGGGGTGCAGGCTGTCAAACAATGGGAATATACGCATATAGAGAGGCAAAATCAGATTTCCAGAGAGCGGTTATTGGTCTTACAGACCTTTCAGCAAGAACACATGTAAAAAAACAGCTTGGAGATAATCTCCTTACTTTTACTGTTCCTTTTAAAATGTTTCTTGAGATGGAAGAAAATGTTGAGGGAAGTTTTTTTGAAAGAAATGTATGGCAATATCTTATAAAAGAAATCTAA
- a CDS encoding Spy/CpxP family protein refolding chaperone, with amino-acid sequence MKKFLTVFTLMAILTVFAVGVSFAQKGMMGPQYPPGIDSAKAQQYCKEVQPLYQKDLQLRGELLTLWAQPNPDWNAIKQKEQERANLRVEMHKKAYEMGLPYAPGGKKGLNIRRICGW; translated from the coding sequence ATGAAAAAGTTTTTAACAGTATTTACACTAATGGCTATATTAACAGTATTTGCAGTTGGTGTATCCTTTGCTCAGAAAGGAATGATGGGACCTCAGTATCCTCCTGGCATTGACTCTGCTAAAGCACAGCAATATTGCAAGGAAGTTCAACCACTTTATCAGAAAGACTTACAACTAAGAGGAGAGCTTTTAACCCTCTGGGCACAGCCAAATCCTGATTGGAATGCTATCAAGCAAAAAGAGCAAGAAAGAGCAAACTTAAGAGTTGAAATGCACAAAAAGGCTTATGAAATGGGTCTCCCATATGCACCCGGTGGTAAAAAAGGCTTAAATATCAGAAGAATCTGTGGATGGTAA
- the rsmA gene encoding 16S rRNA (adenine(1518)-N(6)/adenine(1519)-N(6))-dimethyltransferase RsmA: MHKTISKKKPKLGQHFLRNAEILEKIVKVSEINSNDKVVEIGAGMGDLTEILLKNAKEVIAIEIDPVLYKILKERFYGKENLVLINENALKFPYEEIGQFKVVANIPYYITKPIIFKLLKLKNLISMTLTIQKEVAERLAAKPSTKAYSALSIIAQYYTQAEIKFYIPASFFNPPPEVESAVIKMDRRDKSPVEVIDEKLFFKIIKSAFGQRRKMISNSLKSIIDEPKEFLIKIGINPIKRPEELSIEDFAFISNELCKICKK; the protein is encoded by the coding sequence ATGCATAAAACTATAAGCAAGAAAAAACCAAAACTTGGACAGCATTTTTTAAGAAATGCTGAGATTCTTGAAAAAATAGTAAAAGTTTCAGAAATCAATAGCAATGACAAAGTTGTTGAAATTGGAGCTGGAATGGGAGATTTAACAGAAATTCTATTAAAAAATGCTAAAGAAGTAATTGCAATAGAAATTGACCCTGTTCTTTATAAAATTCTTAAAGAGAGATTTTATGGAAAAGAGAATCTTGTGCTTATCAATGAGAATGCTTTAAAATTCCCATACGAAGAAATTGGACAATTTAAAGTTGTTGCTAACATCCCTTATTACATTACAAAACCTATAATTTTCAAACTTCTAAAACTAAAGAATCTAATATCTATGACTCTTACCATTCAGAAAGAAGTCGCAGAGAGATTGGCAGCAAAACCATCTACAAAAGCTTACTCTGCTTTAAGCATAATAGCTCAGTATTATACACAGGCTGAGATAAAGTTTTATATTCCTGCAAGTTTTTTTAATCCTCCTCCTGAGGTTGAATCTGCTGTAATAAAAATGGACAGAAGAGATAAATCACCTGTTGAAGTGATAGATGAAAAACTTTTTTTCAAAATTATAAAATCAGCTTTTGGGCAAAGAAGAAAAATGATATCCAACTCTTTGAAATCAATTATTGATGAACCTAAGGAGTTTTTAATAAAAATTGGAATAAACCCAATAAAAAGACCCGAAGAACTTTCAATTGAGGATTTTGCTTTTATTTCCAATGAGCTTTGCAAAATTTGCAAAAAATAA